Genomic DNA from Mycobacterium stomatepiae:
GCTCGTGCACCGGCGCCACCGCGCCGGTCACGTTCGAGTGATGGCTGAACGCAACCACTTTGACGCGCTCGTCGAGTTCCAGCGAGTCCAGGTCGATACGTCCGTCGTCGGTCAGGCCGTACCACTTGACGGTCGCCCCGGTGCGCCGGGCCAGTTCCTGCCAAGGGACCAGGTTCGCGTGGTGCTCGAGCTCGCTGATCACGATGACGTCGCCCGGACCGACCGCGCCGTTGAAACGCTGGTCGCCCAGCACATAGGACACCAGGTTGAGCGCTTCGGTCGCGTTCTTGGTGAAGACCAGCTCGTCGCTGTCGGCGCCGACGAACGCCGCGATGTCTGCCCTACCCTGCTCGTAGGCGTCGGTGGCTTCTTCCATCAGCTGATGCGCACCGCGGTGCACGGCGCCGTTGGACGTCAGCAGGAATTCGCGTTCGGCGTCGAGCACCTGCAGCGGCCGCTGGGACGTCGCGCCGGAATCCAGGTACGCCAACTGTTTTCCGCTGCGCATGATGCGCTTGAGGATCGGGAAATCGGCACGGATCGCCGCGAGATCCAATGGAGTCACGGAGGCCGTCATCGTTACGCCCCCGTGGCAGCCGCTTGGGTGAAGCGCTCGTAGCCATGCTCTTCGAGCTCGTCGGCCAGTTCGGGCCCGGCGGATTCGACGATGCGGCCGCCGACGAACACGTGCACGAACTGCGGCTGGATGTAACGCAGAATCCGAGTGTAGTGCGTGATCAGCAGGACGCCGCCACGCACCGGCTGGCCGGTGCCATCGTCCCAGCCGGCTTCGGCGTAGCGGTTCACACCCTCGCTGACCACCCGCAATGCGTCGACGTCGAGCCCGGAGTCGGTCTCGTCGAGGATCGCGATCTTGGGCTTGAGCAGCGCGAGCTGCAGGATCTCGTGGCGCTTCTTCTCACCGCCGGAAAAGCCTTCGTTCACACTGCGTTCGGAGAACGCCGGATCGATCCCGAGATCGTCCATCGCGCCCTTGACTTCCTTGACCCAGTGCCGCAGCTTCGGCGCCTCGCCGCGCACGGCCGCGGCGGCGGTGCGCAGGAAGTTCGACATCGACACCCCCGGCACCTCGATCGGGTATTGCATGGCCAGGAACAAGCCGGCCCGCGCCCGCTCGTCGACGCTCATCGCCAGCACGTCCTCGCCGTCCAGCGTGATCGAACCGGACGTCACCTCGTACTTCGGGTGCCCGGCGATCGCATAGGACAGGGTGGACTTGCCGGACCCGTTCGGGCCCATCAGCGCGTGCGTCTCCCCCGACTTCACGGTGAGGTCAACACCTTTGAGGATTCCAATGGCGTCGGATTCGTTGGTGCGCGCGACGCTGACGTGCAGATCCGTGATTTCGAGAGCGGTCATCAGTTCTTGATTCCTTCGGTTAACTCAAGTTCGTGCTCGATGGCCTCGGTCAGCCGGTCACGCACGGCGGCCACGGCGATCTTCTGGATGATCTCGCCGAAGAAGCCACGCACGATCAGCCGGCGGGCCTGGTCTTCCGGGATACCGCGAGCTTGCAGGCAGAACACTTGCTCGTCGTCGAATCTTCCGGTGGCACTTGCGTGTCCGGCGCCGACGATCTCACCCGTCTCGATTTCGAGGTTGGGCACCGAATCGGCGCGGGCGCCGTCGGTGAGCAGCAGGTTGCGGTTGGTCTCGAAGGTGTCCGTGCCGGTGGCCTCCGCGCGGATCAGCACGTCGCCCACCCAGACGGTGTGCGCGTCGGGACGGCTGGATTCCGGATCGGCTTGCAGCGCACCCTTGTACAACACGTCCGACTTGCAGTTCGGGAAAGCGTGGTCGACGAGCAGCCGGGACTCGAAGTGCTGGCCGTCGTCGGCGAAGTAGGTGCCGAGCAGTTGCGCGTCACCGCCGGCCGCGGTGAACCGCACCGTCGTCGACGTGCGAACCAGGTCGCCGCCGAGCGTCACGTTGACGTGGCCGAGCACCGAATCCTTGCCCAGGCGTGCGTGATGCGCACTGACGTGGACGGTGTCGTCGGCCCAGTCCGCGATCCAGATCACCCCGACGGCCGCCGAGTCGGCGACGATGATCTCGACGTTGTCGGCGTAGGTCCCGCTGCCGCGCAGGTCGATGACGAAGATCGCCCGCGCGAGCTCCTCGACGCGGATCTGCAGATGCCCGTAGGCGACCGCGCCCTCGCCGGGCCCGGTGATCACGATCTCGATCGGCGTGGCGACCTCAGTGTCGCGCGCCACGGTCACCACCGTCGCGGAGTTGAACGACGAGAATGCCTGGGCCGCAACACGATCCGCAGGAACGCCGCCCTGGCCCAGCCGCTCGTCGCCGCGACGGACGGTCTCCACCGTCACACCGGGCTGTTCGCCGACACTGATCTGCGCCTTGCCGTTCGCGACGGCCGAGCCGTCGTGCAGGCCGCGCAGCCGGCGCAGCGGGGTGAACCGCCAGATCTCGTCGCGGCCGCTGGGCACCTCGAAGGCGCCCACGCCGAACGACGCGAACAGCTCACCCTTGTTGGCAGCGGTGAGGGCCGAACCCTCAACCGCTTCAGTCAGTCCCGTCACTAGCCGACCGCACCTTCCATCTGCAGCTCGATCAGCCGGTTGAGCTCCAGCGCGTACTCCATCGGCAGTTCCTTGGCGATCGGCTCGACGAAGCCGCGCACCACCATCGCCATCGCCTCGTCCTCGGTCATGCCGCGGCTCATCAGGTAGAACAGCTGGTCCTCGCTGACCTTGGACACGGTCGCCTCGTGACCCATCGTGACGTCGTCCTCGCGGATGTCGACGTACGGGTAGGTGTCGCTGCGGCTGATCGTATCGACAAGTAGCGCATCGCATTTCACGCTGGAGCGCGATCCGTGGGCACCCTTGTTCACCTGCACCAGGCCGCGGTAGGACGCGCGGCCACCGCCGCGGGCCACCGACTTGGAGACGATGTTGCTCGACGTGTTGGGCGCCAGGTGCAGCATCTTGGCGCCGGTGTCCTGGTGCTGGCCCTCGCCGGCGAACGCCACCGAGAGCACCTCACCCTTGGCGTACTCACCGGTCATCCAAACCGCCGGGTACTTCATCGTCACTTTCGAGCCGATGTTGCCGTCGACCCATTCCATCGTGGCGCCGGCTTCGGCCCGGGCCCGCTTGGTGACCAGGTTGTAGACGTTGTTCGACCAGTTCTGGATCGTCGTGTAACGGCAACGGCCACCGGGTTTCACGATGATCTCGACCACCGCGGAGTGCAGCGAGTCGCTCTTGTAGATCGGCGCGGTACAGCCTTCGACGTAGTGCACGTAGGCGCCCTCGTCGACGATGATCAACGTCCGCTCGAACTGGCCCATGTTCTCGGTGTTGATCCGGAAGTAGGCCTGCAGCGGGATGTCGACGTGCACACCCGGCGGCACGTAGATGAACGAACCACCCGACCACACCGCGGTATTCAGCGCGGAGAACTTGTTGTCGCCGGCCGGGATCACGCTGCCGAAGTACTGCTTGAAGATCTCCGGGTGTTCCCGCAGGCCGGAATCGGTGTCGAGGAAGATGACGCCCTGAGCTTCCAGGTCCTCACGGATCTGGTGGTAGACCACCTCGGACTCGTACTGAGCCGCAACGCCCGAGACCAGGCGTTGCTTCTCCGCCTCGGGGATCCCGAGCTTGTCGTAGGTGTTCTTGATGTCGGCGGGCAGGTCGTCCCACGTGGCGGCCTGCTTCTCGGTGGAGCGCACGAAGTACTTGATGTTGTCGAAGTGGATGCCCCCGAGGTTCGAGCCCCAGTTCGGCATCGGCTTCTTGTCGAAGGTGCGCAGCGCCTTGAGCCGGATGTTGAGCATCCACTCCGGCTCGCTCTTCTTCGCCGAGATGTCACGCACGACTGCCTCGGAAAGGCCGCGCTGTGCGCTGGCACCCGCGACGTCGGAGTCCGACCAGCCATAGCCGTACTTGCCCAGGGATGCGATCGCCTGCTCCTGGGTTAACGGCGCTGCGGGCGTGGTTGCCTCTGGCGTGAGTGTCATTCGGACGCTCCTTTGGTGCCGGCGCGGGCTGGGCGCCGCTTGATGCTAGGTCTTGCTTGCTGCCTTACTCGCCACGGGAGCGAGCGGCACGTGGGTGGTACAGGCGCAATCGCCGTTGACGATCGTCGCCAGCCGCTGCACGTGGGTGCCGAGCACCTCGGCCATGGCTTCCCGCTCGGCCTCGCATAGCTCCGGGAATTCCTCGGCGACATGCGATACCGGGCAGTGGTGCTGGCAGATCTGCACGCCGTGCAGCGGCAGGCCCACCCGGGTCGTGGTGGCGACGTAGCCGGCCTTGGTCAGCGCGCCGGCCACCCGTTCGGCGGCGGCCTCGACGTCGGCGTCGTCTGTGCTGTCGGCGGGCTCGACGTCGGCCAGGATCGTATCGATGCGGCGCCGGGCGAACGTCTGCAGCGCGCCCTGGCCGCCGATCTCGCGCAGCTGGCGCATCGCCGCGACCGCCAGGTCGTCGTAGGCGTGGTCGAGCTTGGCCCGGCCCGCCGGCGTCAACCGGAAACGTTTGGCGGGGCGCCCGCGTCCGGCCTGCTGCCATGCCGCGGCAGCTGCCGATTCCGCGTCGCCCGCCTCGATCAGCGCGTCGAGATGACGCCGCACGCCGGCGGCCGCCAGACCCAGCCGGTCACAGATCTCACTGACGGTGATCGTCCCGGATTCCAGCAGCAGCCGCACGATGGCGCGGCGGGTGTGACCATCAGGCATCACCGCGGGAACCGCGGCACCGGTTGCGGGCACCGCAACGGCTTCCCGCGCTTCCTCGGTGGTCCGGATTTTCACAACACCAGTGTGACGCAATTCCGGAATTCGGTCTAGCAAGGCTGCCCTCAGTACCGCGTCGTGCCGATCACCCGGCGAGCACCGGGCCGGGGCTGGTCGACATGCCGCTACGCTGCACTGATGGCAGTGCGCCACCACACCCTGAGCTCATCGATCGCCGCGTTGCACGGCGACGAGAAGCCCGTGGGCTCACCGCTGAATGAGACCGAACTCACCGCGCTTCGGCGCACCCGCCTGTTCGGCGCCACCGGAACGGTGCTGATGGGGATCGGCGCGCTGGGCGCCGGGGCCCGGCCGGTCGTCCAGGACCCCACCTTCGGCGTTCGGCTGCTGAACCTGCCATCCCGGATTCAGACGGTGTCGTTGACGATGACCACGGTCGGGGCGGTGATGATGGCGCTGGCCTGGCTGATGCTGGGCCGATTCGCGCTGGGCAAGCGGCAGATGTCGCGCGGCGAGCTGGATCGCACGCTGGTGCTGTGGATGCTGCCGCTGCTGATCGCGCCGCCGATGTACAGCAAGGACGTCTACTCCTACCTGGCCCAGAGCCAGATTTCGCTGGAGGGACTCGACCCCTACAAGGTCGGTCCCGCGTCCGGGCTCGGTCTCGGCCATGTGTTCACCCTGTCGGTGCCCAGCGTGTGGCGGGAGACGCCGGCGCCCTACGGTCCGTTGTTCTTGTGGATCGGACGCGGCATCTCGGCGCTGACCGGCGAGAACATCGTCGCCGCGGTGCTCTGCCACCGGTTGGTGGTGCTGGCCGGTGTGGCGATGATCGTGTGGGCGGTGCCGCGGCTGGCCCGGCGCTGCGGCGTCGCCGAAGTCAGCGCGCTGTGGCTGGGCGTCGCCAATCCGCTGCTGCTGATGCATCTGGTCGCCGGCATCCACAACGAGGCGCTGATGCTGGGCTTGATGCTGATCGGCGCCCAATTCGCGCTGCGCGGTATCGCTTCGCCGCGGCTCTGGCCCACCTCGTGGCGCCGGCTCGGCCCCGACTGGGAACCGTTGGGGATGCTGCTGGCCGGCTCGATCCTGATCACGCTGTCCTCGCAGGTGAAGCTGCCCTCGCTGCTGGCGCTGGGATTCGTCACGATGGCGCTGGCCCACCGCTGCGGCGGCAACCTGCGGGCGCTGCTGCTGGCCGGCGGCGGGATCGGATCGTTGGCCCTGGCGGTGATGGGCCTGGTGGGCTGGGCGAGCGGACTCGGGTTCGGCTGGATTTTCACCCTCGGCACCGCCAACGTGGTGCGCAGCTGGATGTCGCCGCCGACGCTGCTGGCCCTGGCGACCGGGCAGGTGGGGATTCTGCTGGGCCTGGGCGATCACACCACCGCCGTACTGGCCCTGACCCGCTTTATCGGCGTGCTGATCATCATGGTGCTGGTCAGTTGGCTGCTGTACGCGGTGTTCCGCGGCCGGCTGCATCCGATCGGCGGCCTCGGCGTCGCACTGGGCATCTGCGTGCTGCTGTTCCCCGTCGTGCAGCCCTGGTATCTGTTGTGGGCGATCATCCCGCTGGCGTGTTGGGCGACCCGCACCGGATTCCGCGAGACGGTCATCGTGGTCACCCTCGTCGTCGGCATCTTCGGGCCGACGGCCAACGGCGACCGGTTCGCGCTTTTCCAGATCCTGGATGCCACCCTGGCCAGCGCCGCCGTGATGGCCGTGCTGGTCGCGCTGACGTACACCCGACTGCCCTGGCGACCGCTGCTGTCCGCGCCGGCCGACAACGGGGAAACGAACGAGTCGCCCAGCGCCCAGACCCCGCGACCGGCGTCGGCACCCGACGCCTACGCTGACTCGACGTGAGTTCGGCCCCGCAGGTCCATTTAGATGTCCCCCCAGCCGCCGAGATAGTGGTGCGGCTGCGCGGGGTGAGTAAGCGGTACGGCTCGACGACAGCTGTGTCCAATCTCGATCTCGACGTGCACGCC
This window encodes:
- the sufC gene encoding Fe-S cluster assembly ATPase SufC, yielding MTALEITDLHVSVARTNESDAIGILKGVDLTVKSGETHALMGPNGSGKSTLSYAIAGHPKYEVTSGSITLDGEDVLAMSVDERARAGLFLAMQYPIEVPGVSMSNFLRTAAAAVRGEAPKLRHWVKEVKGAMDDLGIDPAFSERSVNEGFSGGEKKRHEILQLALLKPKIAILDETDSGLDVDALRVVSEGVNRYAEAGWDDGTGQPVRGGVLLITHYTRILRYIQPQFVHVFVGGRIVESAGPELADELEEHGYERFTQAAATGA
- the sufD gene encoding Fe-S cluster assembly protein SufD, which codes for MTGLTEAVEGSALTAANKGELFASFGVGAFEVPSGRDEIWRFTPLRRLRGLHDGSAVANGKAQISVGEQPGVTVETVRRGDERLGQGGVPADRVAAQAFSSFNSATVVTVARDTEVATPIEIVITGPGEGAVAYGHLQIRVEELARAIFVIDLRGSGTYADNVEIIVADSAAVGVIWIADWADDTVHVSAHHARLGKDSVLGHVNVTLGGDLVRTSTTVRFTAAGGDAQLLGTYFADDGQHFESRLLVDHAFPNCKSDVLYKGALQADPESSRPDAHTVWVGDVLIRAEATGTDTFETNRNLLLTDGARADSVPNLEIETGEIVGAGHASATGRFDDEQVFCLQARGIPEDQARRLIVRGFFGEIIQKIAVAAVRDRLTEAIEHELELTEGIKN
- the sufB gene encoding Fe-S cluster assembly protein SufB codes for the protein MTLTPEATTPAAPLTQEQAIASLGKYGYGWSDSDVAGASAQRGLSEAVVRDISAKKSEPEWMLNIRLKALRTFDKKPMPNWGSNLGGIHFDNIKYFVRSTEKQAATWDDLPADIKNTYDKLGIPEAEKQRLVSGVAAQYESEVVYHQIREDLEAQGVIFLDTDSGLREHPEIFKQYFGSVIPAGDNKFSALNTAVWSGGSFIYVPPGVHVDIPLQAYFRINTENMGQFERTLIIVDEGAYVHYVEGCTAPIYKSDSLHSAVVEIIVKPGGRCRYTTIQNWSNNVYNLVTKRARAEAGATMEWVDGNIGSKVTMKYPAVWMTGEYAKGEVLSVAFAGEGQHQDTGAKMLHLAPNTSSNIVSKSVARGGGRASYRGLVQVNKGAHGSRSSVKCDALLVDTISRSDTYPYVDIREDDVTMGHEATVSKVSEDQLFYLMSRGMTEDEAMAMVVRGFVEPIAKELPMEYALELNRLIELQMEGAVG
- a CDS encoding helix-turn-helix transcriptional regulator translates to MKIRTTEEAREAVAVPATGAAVPAVMPDGHTRRAIVRLLLESGTITVSEICDRLGLAAAGVRRHLDALIEAGDAESAAAAAWQQAGRGRPAKRFRLTPAGRAKLDHAYDDLAVAAMRQLREIGGQGALQTFARRRIDTILADVEPADSTDDADVEAAAERVAGALTKAGYVATTTRVGLPLHGVQICQHHCPVSHVAEEFPELCEAEREAMAEVLGTHVQRLATIVNGDCACTTHVPLAPVASKAASKT
- the mptB gene encoding polyprenol phosphomannose-dependent alpha 1,6 mannosyltransferase MptB; its protein translation is MAVRHHTLSSSIAALHGDEKPVGSPLNETELTALRRTRLFGATGTVLMGIGALGAGARPVVQDPTFGVRLLNLPSRIQTVSLTMTTVGAVMMALAWLMLGRFALGKRQMSRGELDRTLVLWMLPLLIAPPMYSKDVYSYLAQSQISLEGLDPYKVGPASGLGLGHVFTLSVPSVWRETPAPYGPLFLWIGRGISALTGENIVAAVLCHRLVVLAGVAMIVWAVPRLARRCGVAEVSALWLGVANPLLLMHLVAGIHNEALMLGLMLIGAQFALRGIASPRLWPTSWRRLGPDWEPLGMLLAGSILITLSSQVKLPSLLALGFVTMALAHRCGGNLRALLLAGGGIGSLALAVMGLVGWASGLGFGWIFTLGTANVVRSWMSPPTLLALATGQVGILLGLGDHTTAVLALTRFIGVLIIMVLVSWLLYAVFRGRLHPIGGLGVALGICVLLFPVVQPWYLLWAIIPLACWATRTGFRETVIVVTLVVGIFGPTANGDRFALFQILDATLASAAVMAVLVALTYTRLPWRPLLSAPADNGETNESPSAQTPRPASAPDAYADST